In the genome of Pseudanabaena mucicola str. Chao 1806, the window GAGTTACGCACCATATGAACAATACATAACTGTATCTGTGTCTTGGGAAACACTGTAGACCTCTTGCAGAACTGAAATTATGACTGAGGAGAGGAAGTATTTGAGGTAGGAAGAGAGACTTCAAAGTTATAAATGGCAGCAATCAAATTACAACGTAAACCAAAACGACGACGACGGTTACGATAGGGTAAAGCAAGAATTTTAAAAATCTTCAGACGGCGATTAATATGCTCAATCGCAATACGTTGACGAGCAAGTTGGCGATTAAACTGCTTATCTTGCTTGGATAAAGCCCCGTTTTTAGGCTTTTTGATAGGAATCAGTAGGTTTTGACTTGCTTAGTATTTCATCGCTGAATTATTAGGGCTAATGTAAAATTTCAAAGCTCATAAATCTAATAGGACTTACGTATTGGGTAGATGTGGTGCGGGCTTCGCCCGCACCACATCTACCTCAAACTTAATAAATTCGTTCGGTTTGCGTAAGTCCTATCTAACATATTTTCAGTTCTGCAAGAGGTCTATTGTCTTGCGCTTTCAGTCTTTTGATAATGTCAAGTCTATTCTCTGTTAAGGTATATCGCAATCCAGCCTCAAAATTCAATAAAGTTCTTATCAATCTTGCTAGTACCAGAGAGATCGAGATAATTAACTTCAATGAGTTTGCGGATTTCCATTTTTTGTTTACGAGCTTCTTCGATTTTCGATTGGCAATAATAACCAAAGGAAGGATCGGCAATTACATCCGTATTTTTGTATTTCTCTAGCCAAGACTTTTCTCGTTTTTCACACATAATATATTGAATTTTGGCGATCGCAGTTCTGACGACCATCTGTGGACGCAGTATGCCAATACGCGAATTTTCATCGAGCCAGAGCAAATGCTGTAACTGCTGAGCTACCTCAGGCTGTTCTGCACAAAGAAGTTGTAATTGCTGGACTAGGTGATCGGGATAGGGTTCTTTTGCCGCTAGGGAAGTCTTTTGTTGATTGATGAGATTAAGAATAGTTAGCCAAAGATAGCGATGATTGGAAAGGCTAAATTCGATATCTTCTTCGTTAATTACTTCATACACATAAGCGCGATGTTCAGGAAAGTGTAAATAGATTTGCAAAATCTGAGTTTCAGCACTATGGAGGGCATTAGCAACTGTGATCAGTGAAGGTGCAGGCTTAGTACTATTCCAACGTGTATTGCGTAACTGACGACGGAGATCTTGCTCTAGACGCAACGCTAGATAGGAATTCCCCTGAGCTAATCTCTGTGCGGAAGTATGGATATAGTGCGTCCGAAAAAAGGAATCAACGGGAAGATTATTTAATAATTGCGCGATCGCTTGGCTACTCTTTTGGAAGTGATCCGCTTGATTGAGATCTTGACCTGTAAGGATCTGTTCGATTTGCCAATCTAGAAATAGTGGTGCATTTTTGAGCAAGTCTTGATATGAACTAGCGCTATGTTGCTTGAGATATTCATCAGCATCCTTGCCATCGGGCATGGTAAGCACCCTTAATTGCACCGTGCCATTAAAAACTAATTCTTTAAACCCCGCGATCGCCTTTTCGGCTGCTGTGATTCCCGCCTTGTCCGCATCGAAATTTAAAATTACATTTTTTGATTCGGTATAGCGCAATAACTGCTTCATCTGTTCAGCATTGAGAGCAACACCCATCGTGGCGATCGCTTGACCGATTCCTGCTTGATGCAAAGCGATCGCATCAAAATAACCTTCTACGACAATAGCTTGATCGGATTTGGCAATGGCATCTCTTGCCTTATCCATCGCAAATAAAACAGTACCCTTGCTAAAGAGTTCCGTTTCAGGAGAGTTTAAATACTTTGGTTCTTCATCACCGAGCGATCGCCCACCAAAGGCAATCACACGACCACGGGTATCGTGAATAGGAATCATCAAGCGATCGCGAAAGCGATCGTAAAATCCATTCCCTGTTTTGCGCGGAACGATTAAACCTGCTTCTTCCAATAATTTCAAGGGAATTTGCTTTTGCTGCACTAGATATCCCATCAGAGTTTCCCAACCCGCAGGTGCATACCCCAGTTGAAATTTTTGGATTGTCTCCTTGCTCATCTGTCGCTTTTCGGTGAGATAAGCGAGAGCCTGTCGCCCTTGGGCTGCATAAAGAGCATGTTGGTAAAAACTCGTCGTCAGTGCCATCACCTCATAAAGGCGATCGCGATGGGAAATTTGACGTTGGATTTCCTTCGCTTTTTCTGGTTCGACAGTTTGAATGGGAACGTTATAGCGCTTTGCTAAATCTAAAACTACGTCAGAGAACGATCGCTTATCGATCTCCATCAAAAACTTCACAGCCCCACCTGCTGCCCCACAGTTAAAGCAGTGGTACATCTGCCGTGATGGATTAACTGTCAAGGCTGTGGCATTTGTACCATTATGAAAAGGACAAGCTCCCCGAAAATTTGACCCACTTTTGCGTAGCACAACGCGCTCAGACACGATATCAACAATGTCTGCCCGTTGACTTACTTGGTCAATCGTATCTTTGTGGATCTGGAACTGTGCAGACATAGAAGCGATCGCCTATTTGTAAACCGCAGTATGCTCTTATAGTGATTTCTCATTTTGCTGTAGTCAAAATGAAAATTTTAAACTCTTATGAGTATGCACTCATTTGAAAACTACTATAACTATTCTATATTAAGGGTTCTGCGATTTAATAAAGAATCAAACTTTTTGTGGTGAGGCTTCGCCGAACCATAAAAAATCGGTTCCTTATTTTCCTGCATATCCTTAATCGCCATCATAATCTTTTGATTGTTCTGGAGAGTTTTTGATGGAAGCAATCTTAAGCGATCGCTTATTTCTAACTGTATGAAATTTTACTTTGCGATGGACTCGTTTAACGCTACTTAAAGTAAATAGAGTTAAAAACGCTCCTAGTAAGCTCACCTGCCACAAACCACATCCCGTTGCCGCTCCTAGTGCTGCGGCTACCCAAACCGAAGCCGCAGTAGTGAGTCCCCTTACTTTCGGTGTCCCTCTCGTCGAAGAAGATGGTTGCAAAATTAACCCTGCGCCTAAAAATCCTACACCTGTAGTCACGCCTTGCAATGTTCGACTCAGCGCATTGGTTGACGCAAAGGTAGAATCTCCTTCTGCTTGTAGTGGAATCATCACAAATAAAGCAGCTCCCATACTCACCAGCATAAATGTTCTCATTCCAGCGGATCTACCACCTTTCTGCCGATTAAAACCAATGATCCCCCCAACTAATAGCGCCAAAATTAGCCGAAATGCCAATTGCCAAGAGTTATGAATAAACATTGCATCCATTTTCTGTTGAGCCTCATTGAATGTTTACTTAAAGTTGTCTTAGAGATGTTGTTTTATGGAAGTCTGTCACTATATTATTTGCGTTATTTGCGATCGCTGATATGCTGTAGACAAAATGAAAACTCTTGCTAGAAATGATTTTTAGGTTTCAAATAAAGAAACCGATTTTCAGTAGTATGGCTTCACCGCACTACTGAAAATCGATTCTTTATTTTAGTTCTGAATATATTAATCACTGATGTTACGTGGAACAAATATCACCCTCACCCCCCTGCCCCCTCTCCCATCAAGGGAGAGGGGGAGCTAGACTAATTTCTTGTTCCCCTCTCCCTTAATGGGAGAGGGGCTAGGGGTGAGGGTCTTAGAAACTTCCACGTAACATCAGTTAATCAGTAAAATTAGGATAGATGTACTTTTCGCTTCTATCCTAATTTATCTCTATGCTGGACGCTCAGCTCCAGTTTCTACAGGTAGATCTGACTGACTATATTCAGTCCAAGAACCTTCATAAACGCGCACTTTAGGATATCCCAATAAATGCTTTAGTACTACATATTGCAAAGAGGCTTCTCTTCCTGTGGTGCAGGTCACAATAATATCCTTTGATTTATCAATCTTCTTATCAGCTAGAATTTTCTCGATTTCACTGAGGGGCTTTAGCTTATGAGGATTTTGAGGATCGGTAAAAGTCGGCCAAGGAATATTACGCGCTCCAGGGATATGACCATTACGCACGAAAAACTTCTCTTCTCCAGCAAAAGCTTTTGGTGGTCTTGGGTCGATGAAAACGACACCCTGTTTACCAATTAAGTCTTTAACTTGAGCAAGATTCACGCGAATATTCTTATTATCGCGAACACTCAGTTTACTGGTCTTGTACTTGGGGAAAACCTGAGTTAATTCAGCATTATCTTGTTTGTAGCCACTAAAGCCTCCATCAAGAACTGCAACTGGCTTTCTAAACCCAATTCGCTCTAGAGCATAAGCAATTTGGCTAGCACCTAAGACATCACGACCGTCTGAATAGACCAATACCTTACTCTGATCTGTTACACCAGCCTTAGCAAGCAAGTCAGCTAGTTTATCAGAATCAACTAGCTGAACGGGCAAACCATCCTTAGGCACACGCACCAAGTTGTCAGCAAAGTTGACAGCATTAGGTAAATGTTCCTTAAAATAATCCAAAGGATTCCAACGCACATCAAGAATCCTCAGATCGGGATCATTTACATGGTCATTCACCCATTTTGGCGAGACAAATTCAATCTTTGTTCCAGAACTTTGGGCATATATTGGTGCTAAAGATAAGATGCTGCCTATGGCAACTATTAATATGAGAATTGTAGAGATTAAAGCGAGAGGAGTGAACTGGAATCTTTGAGATTTATTTCTAGAATTTTTTTTCTTCATGGTACAAGTGAATTTGCTGAAAAGCTTTTAAGATAGGCACTTTTTAGAGAAAGAAATACAAACTACACTATTATCATATAGATACCGTATTTTGTTTGTATACGACATTGCATAACAAGTCAATTTTGAGATTAGATGAATCAATAATTATTTATAGAAATGATTGGTAAATCCTTGATGTTTAGAGAACCTAATAATTTGGAATTAAAAGAAGTTAGGATTTACATTTTTAAATTAAGTAGCTCAACTTAATTAAAAACGAAACCGATAGTTTTGTTCCACAAGCTACACGTGCGGAACAAAACTATCGGTTTTTAGTTTACTTATGTCTAGCTACTTACATTTATAGAAATCTTAAATTAAAGTCAGTTCGACTGAGGCGAAAATTGATAAAGGTTGCTTCGCATTTTTTACCATTTACTTAATAAAGTAATTTACAGAATGTTATACCTCAGCGCATATTTTGTTGATTTTGTTGATTTTGTTGAATTAAATGATTGAGATCTAGCAGTTTCGTATTACTTTCACCAAAGATTAAAGGTAAGTTTCCATTCCATTTGTCGATCACCTGCTTTTGTAAAAGTTCAGGAGATAGTGTATCTCGCAAAATTTTCTGAGCTTCACCTTCACCTCGAGCTAAATTTACTTTAGCTTCTGCTTCTTTAATTGCTTTTAAAGCAATAAATTCAGCGCGTTTAGCCTCTTGTTCTGCAATCTGTTTGGCTTCTACTGCATCTCGAAATCTTTGGGAAAAATGCACATGCACCAAAGAAATATCATCAACTGCAATGTTATAGCCTGATAATCTTGTCGTTAACAAGGCATCAACTTCATCCTTGACATTTCCTCGTTTTGTAATGATTTCTTCGGCAGTATATTTCGCCATTACAGCTTTTAAGACTTCTTCCACTGCAGGATCGATAATCCTATCAATAATCGCTAACTTATCACCAATTTGTTGATAGATCAGATTGACATGCTCAGGAATAATATGCCAGTTAAGTGCAACATCGGTAAATACTTCCTGCAAATCCTTAGATGATGCTTCCGCCGATATTTCTTGCTTTTGGACGCGCACACTTAGCTTTTGGACAGTTTGTGCGATCGGTAAAATAGGATGAATTCCCTCATCAAGAATATGTGGTTGAACCTTGCCAAATTGCATCAATACACCACGTTCACCTGCATTTACTACCACAAAAAAACAGCAGACGAATGCAGTCAATAGAACTAGAGATGCAACGAGACGAAACATTGCCAAATCAGCATTTTTGCGGTTTGTTTGGCGATTGACATGGTTATTAGCTTGTTTATTTGGCGATCGCAACTCATCCACATTTTCCATCTCAGTTACTTTCATAATTAAGAGCCTATTTAGGGCATATACAAGGACTTTAAGAATTTTGCTTGATTTTTATCAATGTTTCAGATTGTCAATAAGCTTTGAGAAAATGTATTTTAGACTATAATCTACGGTAATTACATAGACATAACGTAGTTTTGATGATAAAAGTATTGAATAAAGTATTTAAACACTTTATTTAATACTTTTATAAGTATGAGGCAAGTATGAGTGTAGCTTCACTTTAAACTGCAATCTGCCTATAAAAATGTTTATTGAGTTTTTTTAAATGATTATGTACTCATTTGAAATCGAAAAATAATCCTAGTAACGGCTTTGAGTTTTCATTTTGCCGTAGTCAAAATGAAAACTGCAATAGAATTTGGATTTAATTTGTATTTTTGGTTAGTTTACGATTATTTAATTTTAATGTAGTGAGGCGAAATGAGTATTTTAGTTCAAGATATTTCTAAGAGATTTGGCGATTTTCAGGCAGTCGATCAGGTTAATTTAGAAGTGCTTAGTGATTCATTAGTGGCGTTGCTAGGACCCTCAGGTTCAGGAAAGTCAACTTTATTAAGGATTATGGCAGGCTTAGAAAAGCCAGATCATGGTCAAGTATGGATTGAGAATGAAGATGCCACCTATCGCTCCGTCCAAGAGCGCAAGATTGGATTTGTTTTCCAGCACTATGCACTTTTTAAGCATTTAACTGTTCGACAAAATATCACTTTTGGACTAAATATTCGCAAAGTGCCTAAGCATGTTATTAAGAAAAAAGCTGATGAACTTCTCGATTTAATTCAACTTCACGGATTAGGAGATCGCTATCCATCCCAACTATCAGGTGGTCAGCGTCAAAGGGTTGCCCTTGCTAGAGCGTTAGCTGCTCAGCCTCGTACATTGCTTTTAGATGAGCCATTTGGAGCCTTAGATGCTAAGGTTCGCAAAGAACTGCGGACATGGTTGAGAGAACTTCACGAAAAAGTTCATGTTACTACTATTTTTGTTACTCACGATCAAGAAGAAGCAATGGAAGTAGCTGATAAGGTTGTGATTATGAATAAGGGTAAGGTCGAGCAGATTGGCACTGCCGCCGATATCTACGATCATCCTGCTTCCGAATTCGTGATGCGTTTCATTGGTGAGACTAACATTATCTCCAAGGCAAGATATCACTTCCCACATTTAGAAGTTGAGGATCATCATCAAGTATTTCTGCGTCCTCATGATGTCCTCATTCAATCAGAGCCAGACGAAAGCTTTGCTCCAGCCACTGTCAACTATACATTTAATTTAGGTTGGGAAGGTCAGGCCGAATTAGTACTTAAGGACAACCAAAAATTGATTGTCAAACTTGAACGTGATCAATTCGATAGTCTTGGTTTACGTCCTCAACAAGAAGTGTATGTCAAACCTGCTCGCGCCAAAGTGTTTGCGGGAGTTTCCTAAATTTTATTAAGTCGTTGAGCATAATTAAAACCAAAAACCAGAGAGTGGGCTGTTCGCTATGCGGGAATTCCACTCTTATTTCGCCTTTTACGATTGCGAAGGAATGACTTGCGAAGTTCCTCCGCACCTAGCAAAATTGGCGGACAGATTAGCAAGAGTAGCCATTGCCAAGTAGTCAACGGAGCAGTTGCAAATATCTGACGTAAGGGCAAAAATTCAATGATTGAGATAATCAGGATCCATTCTGTGGCGATTCCTAACCATATGAAAGGATTAGAGAAGAAACCAATTCGGAAGATCGAAGTCTGCTCAGAACGACAGGCAAAGACGTTTCCGTCTTGACAAGCCACGATGATCGCTAAGGTCATCGTTGTTGCTTGAGCATAGATGAAAGTGATTTCTGGGTTAGTGGTATGGGACAGAATGGCAGGTGCAATCGCTTGTAATGAGTTGAAGTCATATCCATAACTATGCCATACCCAAAAGAAGCCTAACATTCCTAATGCTGCCTCGATTAGCCCTAGGAAACAGTAAGCACGTAATAGCAAAGAGCGATCAAGCAATGGTTTCGATTTAGCTCTGGGTGGCAACTGCATTGTTCCTAATTCTGCACGTTCGGTTCCTAATGCGAGAGCAGGCAAAATATCTGTTCCTAAATCAACGATCAGAATTTGCATAATCACCAATGCAGGTGGAATTTTGAAGATCACCATCGCTAGGAATGGGACTAGTTCCGCCACATTCGATGCCAAAATATAGGTCATAAACTTGCGGATATTTTGATACACTGAACGCCCCTGCTCGATCGCTACCACAATCGTCGCAAAGTTATCATCAGTCAGCACAATATCGGCAGCCTCTCGCGCCACATCTGTGCCATTCTGCCCCATTGCCACGCCAATATTTGCCGCCCGTAACGCGGGCGCATCATTGACCCCATCACCCGTGACCGCCACGATTTCACCAATACTTTTATAGGCTTTTACCAAGCGTAATTTATGCTCAGGAGACATCCGTGCAAATACTAGACCATGCCGATATTTCACAACTTGCCTTAGTTGAGCATCGGATAGATGCCCCATGCCTTCGCCTGTGATGACCCGCACTCGATCGCCAACTAGTCCAATTTGACGGGCGATCGCCTCGGCTGTAAGCCCGTAATCTCCTGTTACCATCGTGACTTTGATACCTGCTTGATGACATTGGGCGATCGCTTTGGGTACTTCATCGCGAGGTGGATCAAACATGGCAACTAAACCGATGAAGATCAAATTTTGCTCTAGATCCTGAGCCTTCAGATCGATCAATTCCTGTCCACCCCGTCGTGCAGCTAGCCCTAATACCCGAAAACCTTGCTTAGCCAAATCATCATTAGCTGTGACCACTTCCAGCCAATAGTCATGGGTCAATTCCTGCCGATCCCCATCACGCAAAATCCAATGACAATGTTTCAGTACTTCTAAGGGTGCGCCCTTGGTAAAGGCAAGATAGGGAAGTTCATCCTTCCATAATGATGATGATTGCCAATTCAAAATGACAGTCATCATTAAGCGACGCGAATCAAAGGGAATTTCTCGTAGGCGTGGGAACTTCTTTTGTAATTCTTCTAAATTTAATTCTGTCTTTGCTGCTGCCACTATGAGAGCCGCTTCTGTGGGATCGCCAATTTCTTGCCAGCGACTGGGAGCGTTGAGATGAACTAAACGGGCATTAGAACAGAGAGCAGAACCAATGAGCAGAATTTTAGCTTTCCATACAATTTCGGAATCTGCAGGAAGGTTGACTTGTCCACTAGTGGGATCGTAACCTGCGCCTGTGACTTCAATTAGTTGGTTTTGATTGGCAATAGAATGCTCAGTGTCGCGATCAGGTTGCGTTGGTAGCCACAGATAACGCACCGTCATTTCATTTTTGGTTAATGTGCCTGTTTTATCGGTGCAAATGACTGTTGTAGCACTCAGAGACTCCACTGCTGAAAGTCTTCTCACCAGAGCGTTCTTTCTTGCCATGCGGCGGACTCCGATCGCTAGAGACAAAGTGACTGTCGGTAATAGTCCCTCTGGCACTAGTGCCACAATAATCCCGATCGCAAAAATAAAGCTTTCTTTGACTTCTATACCAACGAAAAAATATGCTAATAAAAAGATCAGCACCCCCATACTGACAGCGATCGCGGTGATGATTCGCACGATCCGCGCCACTTGGACTTCTAGGGTACTGGGATCGCGCTTCACCACAGTGGTCAAATGCGCCACCTGCCCAAACTCAGTTTCTGCACCCGTCGAATAAACTACGGCTACGGCTCGACCAGCCGCCACGGTGGATCCTGCTAAAACAAGGTTGGCGATTTCTGAGGGATTGACCTTTTCCTGTAATGGCTGTTCCCCTTGGCGCAGCATCGTCTTGCCACCACGTACTGAAACTGCTTCTCGTAGCCTTACAGGGTAAGCACTCCGAGCTACAGGCAGCGATTCCCCCGTCATCACTGACACATCGAGATATAGACTTTCTGCAGAAATTAAACGAGCATCTGCAGAAATGCGATCGCCTTCTTCCAACTGCATGACATCACCGCGCACCAGTTCTCGCGCAGGAATCTGCTTGAGTTCGCCATCGCGATAAACCTTGACCTGCATCGGTAATACTTTTTTTAAAGCAGACAAAGCTTTCTCTGCTTGGAACTCTTGCCAAAAACTAAAAATTCCATTAATCCAGATAACTGACCAAATTGCCCAGCCCAGTTCAGGAGTCCGAGAAATAAAAGCTAAAACTCCTGCAACCCATAGCAACAAAGCCATGAAGTGAGTCAATTGATCTAAAAATCTCAGCCACAATGGACGCTGCACAGGTTCAGGCAATTCATTTGCACCAAACTTCTCTAATCTTTCTCTAGCTTCGTCCTGTGATAATCCATTAGCATGAGTGTTGAGGGACTCATAGACTTCTTCAAAGGACAAAGCCCAGATTGGTCGATGAAGTGATGTCATACCTTTCTACTCCTTGTTAATCGCATCTTCGTAGAGATGTGATTAAACCTAACACTAGACACTTTTATGAAACCTTAAATCAACCTAACATCTGTTGAGCAACGTACGATTAGTTAACGTGAGTTCGACGGAGTAGACAAAAGCAAAAGAAAAGCTGAGACTAGGTTTGAAGAACTAAAAGCCTCAGCAATATGGACAATATCGTATCGCACTTGGATATCACCCAAATCTTCTGTGAAGTCGATGATTTCTGCCAAAGTTTTGAAAAACACTGGCAAGAGCAACCAATGTTACCGTCAATGATAGGAGAAAGGAAAAGCCAGTCACGAATGAGACTAAGTGAAGTGATGACCATCGTGATTGGCTTTCATGGGTCAGGATACAAGACATTCAAAGAGTTCTACACGATGACCGTATTACCATTTT includes:
- the dnaG gene encoding DNA primase; amino-acid sequence: MSAQFQIHKDTIDQVSQRADIVDIVSERVVLRKSGSNFRGACPFHNGTNATALTVNPSRQMYHCFNCGAAGGAVKFLMEIDKRSFSDVVLDLAKRYNVPIQTVEPEKAKEIQRQISHRDRLYEVMALTTSFYQHALYAAQGRQALAYLTEKRQMSKETIQKFQLGYAPAGWETLMGYLVQQKQIPLKLLEEAGLIVPRKTGNGFYDRFRDRLMIPIHDTRGRVIAFGGRSLGDEEPKYLNSPETELFSKGTVLFAMDKARDAIAKSDQAIVVEGYFDAIALHQAGIGQAIATMGVALNAEQMKQLLRYTESKNVILNFDADKAGITAAEKAIAGFKELVFNGTVQLRVLTMPDGKDADEYLKQHSASSYQDLLKNAPLFLDWQIEQILTGQDLNQADHFQKSSQAIAQLLNNLPVDSFFRTHYIHTSAQRLAQGNSYLALRLEQDLRRQLRNTRWNSTKPAPSLITVANALHSAETQILQIYLHFPEHRAYVYEVINEEDIEFSLSNHRYLWLTILNLINQQKTSLAAKEPYPDHLVQQLQLLCAEQPEVAQQLQHLLWLDENSRIGILRPQMVVRTAIAKIQYIMCEKREKSWLEKYKNTDVIADPSFGYYCQSKIEEARKQKMEIRKLIEVNYLDLSGTSKIDKNFIEF
- a CDS encoding MgtC/SapB family protein, with the translated sequence MDAMFIHNSWQLAFRLILALLVGGIIGFNRQKGGRSAGMRTFMLVSMGAALFVMIPLQAEGDSTFASTNALSRTLQGVTTGVGFLGAGLILQPSSSTRGTPKVRGLTTAASVWVAAALGAATGCGLWQVSLLGAFLTLFTLSSVKRVHRKVKFHTVRNKRSLKIASIKNSPEQSKDYDGD
- a CDS encoding prohibitin family protein, with protein sequence MKVTEMENVDELRSPNKQANNHVNRQTNRKNADLAMFRLVASLVLLTAFVCCFFVVVNAGERGVLMQFGKVQPHILDEGIHPILPIAQTVQKLSVRVQKQEISAEASSKDLQEVFTDVALNWHIIPEHVNLIYQQIGDKLAIIDRIIDPAVEEVLKAVMAKYTAEEIITKRGNVKDEVDALLTTRLSGYNIAVDDISLVHVHFSQRFRDAVEAKQIAEQEAKRAEFIALKAIKEAEAKVNLARGEGEAQKILRDTLSPELLQKQVIDKWNGNLPLIFGESNTKLLDLNHLIQQNQQNQQNMR
- a CDS encoding sulfurtransferase gives rise to the protein MKKKNSRNKSQRFQFTPLALISTILILIVAIGSILSLAPIYAQSSGTKIEFVSPKWVNDHVNDPDLRILDVRWNPLDYFKEHLPNAVNFADNLVRVPKDGLPVQLVDSDKLADLLAKAGVTDQSKVLVYSDGRDVLGASQIAYALERIGFRKPVAVLDGGFSGYKQDNAELTQVFPKYKTSKLSVRDNKNIRVNLAQVKDLIGKQGVVFIDPRPPKAFAGEEKFFVRNGHIPGARNIPWPTFTDPQNPHKLKPLSEIEKILADKKIDKSKDIIVTCTTGREASLQYVVLKHLLGYPKVRVYEGSWTEYSQSDLPVETGAERPA
- a CDS encoding cation-translocating P-type ATPase, encoding MTSLHRPIWALSFEEVYESLNTHANGLSQDEARERLEKFGANELPEPVQRPLWLRFLDQLTHFMALLLWVAGVLAFISRTPELGWAIWSVIWINGIFSFWQEFQAEKALSALKKVLPMQVKVYRDGELKQIPARELVRGDVMQLEEGDRISADARLISAESLYLDVSVMTGESLPVARSAYPVRLREAVSVRGGKTMLRQGEQPLQEKVNPSEIANLVLAGSTVAAGRAVAVVYSTGAETEFGQVAHLTTVVKRDPSTLEVQVARIVRIITAIAVSMGVLIFLLAYFFVGIEVKESFIFAIGIIVALVPEGLLPTVTLSLAIGVRRMARKNALVRRLSAVESLSATTVICTDKTGTLTKNEMTVRYLWLPTQPDRDTEHSIANQNQLIEVTGAGYDPTSGQVNLPADSEIVWKAKILLIGSALCSNARLVHLNAPSRWQEIGDPTEAALIVAAAKTELNLEELQKKFPRLREIPFDSRRLMMTVILNWQSSSLWKDELPYLAFTKGAPLEVLKHCHWILRDGDRQELTHDYWLEVVTANDDLAKQGFRVLGLAARRGGQELIDLKAQDLEQNLIFIGLVAMFDPPRDEVPKAIAQCHQAGIKVTMVTGDYGLTAEAIARQIGLVGDRVRVITGEGMGHLSDAQLRQVVKYRHGLVFARMSPEHKLRLVKAYKSIGEIVAVTGDGVNDAPALRAANIGVAMGQNGTDVAREAADIVLTDDNFATIVVAIEQGRSVYQNIRKFMTYILASNVAELVPFLAMVIFKIPPALVIMQILIVDLGTDILPALALGTERAELGTMQLPPRAKSKPLLDRSLLLRAYCFLGLIEAALGMLGFFWVWHSYGYDFNSLQAIAPAILSHTTNPEITFIYAQATTMTLAIIVACQDGNVFACRSEQTSIFRIGFFSNPFIWLGIATEWILIISIIEFLPLRQIFATAPLTTWQWLLLLICPPILLGAEELRKSFLRNRKRRNKSGIPA
- a CDS encoding sulfate/molybdate ABC transporter ATP-binding protein yields the protein MSILVQDISKRFGDFQAVDQVNLEVLSDSLVALLGPSGSGKSTLLRIMAGLEKPDHGQVWIENEDATYRSVQERKIGFVFQHYALFKHLTVRQNITFGLNIRKVPKHVIKKKADELLDLIQLHGLGDRYPSQLSGGQRQRVALARALAAQPRTLLLDEPFGALDAKVRKELRTWLRELHEKVHVTTIFVTHDQEEAMEVADKVVIMNKGKVEQIGTAADIYDHPASEFVMRFIGETNIISKARYHFPHLEVEDHHQVFLRPHDVLIQSEPDESFAPATVNYTFNLGWEGQAELVLKDNQKLIVKLERDQFDSLGLRPQQEVYVKPARAKVFAGVS